The Streptomyces fungicidicus nucleotide sequence AGCTCGAGATCACCTTCCCCACGGACCACCCGCTGGCGTCCGTGATGCCCCAGCCGGTCGAGGGCTGGGACGTCAAGGTGACCAGGTCCAAGCTGGACAAGCCGCTGGAGATGCACGGCGAGAAGATCAACGAGGCCGTCTCCAAGGTCACCTGGACCGCCAAGGGCGACGGCATCGAGCCCGGCTTCTTCCAGAAGTTCCCGGTCTCCGTCGGCACACTGCCCGAGGACGCCGACGAACTCGTCTTCAAGGCCCTGCAGACGTACTCCAACAAGGAGGTCGTCCGCTGGATCGAGGTGCCGCAGGAGGGCCAGGACGAGCCCGAGCACCCGGCGCCCGTGCTCGCCCTGTCCGCGGCCTCCGAGGACGGCCACTCGCACGGCGCCGCCGACGACGACAAGGCCTCCGAGGACACCGGGTCGGCCGAGAAGGCCTCCGCCGAAACCTCCGCCGCCTCCGGCGACGGCGACTCCGGCGGCACCGACACCACCGCCCGCGTCCTGGGCGTCGTCGGCATCGTGGTCGGCGCCGCGGGCGTCGCCTACGGCGTACTCGCCGGGCGTCGGCGCACCACCGCCTGACCCCCTTCCGCACCACGGCGCGCACCGGGCCGCTCACGGCCCACGTGACCTCCCGGTGCGCGCCGGAACACTCACCTCTCAGGACCATTCATGCGCAAGAAGACCTTCATGGCGGCGGGCCTGCTCGCCGTCGCCTCCCTCACCCTCTCCGCCTGCGGCGGCGGGGACGGCGACAGCGGCAACCCCGTCGCCGTGGTGTCCGAGGACGCCGGCTCCCAGCAGGCGGCCACCGTCCTCGACAAGCCGTTCGAGAAGCCGGACCTCGTCCTCACCGACACCGACGGCAAGGAGTACGACCTCCGCGAGGAGACCGCGGGCAGGCCCACGCTGATCTACTTCGGCTACACCCACTGCCCCGACGTCTGCCCGCTGACGATGAACAACCTCGCCGTGGCCAAGAAGCAGCTGCCCAAGGAGCAGCAGGACGAGCTGCGGGTCGTCTTCGTCACCACCGACCCGGAACGGGACACCTCCGCCGCGCTGGGCAAGTGGCTCAAG carries:
- a CDS encoding YcnI family copper-binding membrane protein; translation: MKASRIAVAGAVAGVAVLALSSPALAHVSVQPEGEAAKGGYAVLGFKVPNERDDASTTKLEITFPTDHPLASVMPQPVEGWDVKVTRSKLDKPLEMHGEKINEAVSKVTWTAKGDGIEPGFFQKFPVSVGTLPEDADELVFKALQTYSNKEVVRWIEVPQEGQDEPEHPAPVLALSAASEDGHSHGAADDDKASEDTGSAEKASAETSAASGDGDSGGTDTTARVLGVVGIVVGAAGVAYGVLAGRRRTTA
- a CDS encoding SCO family protein; translated protein: MRKKTFMAAGLLAVASLTLSACGGGDGDSGNPVAVVSEDAGSQQAATVLDKPFEKPDLVLTDTDGKEYDLREETAGRPTLIYFGYTHCPDVCPLTMNNLAVAKKQLPKEQQDELRVVFVTTDPERDTSAALGKWLKGIDSQVVGLTGEFDTIQAGARTLGISIEPPRKDDNGKTVSDHGTQVIAFSPKTDGGYVLYGEDATVEDYTKDLPKIIKGENP